The sequence cacacactcagaaaGCAAAAGAGTCCTTTGAACCTGACCTGCTTTCAGCAACCCTGGTAACTGTGAGGAGAGAGTGTGCAAATCCAATATCTAGATTTTTGGGCGCATCTGTGAAGGTTCAGGCCAGGCTTTAGTCGGGAGGACATTGGCATCAGATCGGGCCAAAGTACCTATTATTACATTAGTTGTAGTTAGTAGTTGGCCAAGGGTGCTGTAGGGTGATGCCAACGCACCTCTTATGATccactctgtgtgtgctgttgtgttgtgtgcttgCCAGCTGCCCCAGCGGAGTGGTGCAGGATGTCCAGGACTGGTGGGCCCAGCCTGGGCTGCCCCCCTTGGAGCGGCTGTGGGCTCTAACCCTGCAGGCCTTCAGTGCCCAGCCTCCAGAACCTTCCGCCACAGAGCAGCTGCCCGAACTCCCGTCGCCACATACACAGGTAGCACTGCAGctctctagtctctctctctctcattcattagcttattttgttttttcattcattcattcattcatactcTTTCTTTTAATCTGTATAtcagtttatgtttttattttatttagcacATCCTCACCGTGTGCCTGCCATGTCTGGTATGATTGTGATGCGGGTGCAGGAGTAGCCATTCTATTTCCCTTAATAACTCTGAAATGTCAGTGTTAGCTGGCGAAGCCGAAATCCTTTTTGATAAAGGCATCTGGGCTGAACCTGTGAGGATTACGTGTCTGTGAGTCTCATAGCAGTATTTGTAGGCATGGGGATCTGccctgagacagagacacacacacacacacacacactctcacacactcactcacattgatgtgtgtggcacttTTGGGACACATCCTGTCAGGCccggtgaagtgtgtgtgacaggaagCTGATGCAGCTGCAGCAGTGTGGCGGTCCTGATGCGAGCCTGCAGCAGCATCCTCTACTCTCCTCACCAGCATCCTCCGCAGTGACAGACATTCGCCATGACAACAGACACGCTGGCAGCTGTGGAATCAGCCCAGTGTAGCGGATGCCTCTCCTCCTGCAGTGGGTGGGCTGGCACTTAGACTGAGGGCCAATATCAGAATGTATCAGACAGCTGGTTTGTGTCAtcctttgcctgtgtgtgtgtgtgtttgtgtgtgcgcgtgtgtctgcgtctgcacatgtgtgtgtgtgtgtgcgtgtgtgtgtttgtgtgcgcgtgtgtgcgcgtgtgtctgcgtcggcacgtgtgtgtgtgtgtgtgtgagtgagggcaGGGATGGGGCTGGCTGATCTCCGTATTATAGGAATTAAAGTGCCTGTGTGAATAAAGGGCTGTTGATGTCCCTAATTGTATGCTATTTACCCAGAAATGTCAAAAGCCACATCCACACTCTctttgtcattctctctccctccctcacatcactctctctctccctccctcacatcACTTTACTTTCACTCTCCCTATTTCTTTACTCCTTCTGTTTGTCATCGTTCTTCTTCTGGTCTTCTTCATCATGCCATCCCCACTGATATTTGTGTTGCCATTTGgtctctttctcctccatcatttttggtctctctctctttttctctttctcctgtaTTCATATTTTGTCTTCTGctgcctccctctgtctctcccactctttctctccacctcccactctctctctgtctttctctctctctcttcgcctGCAGACATGTGCCAGGGTGAAGCCAGCCGAGTGGAGGTGGTGTTGCCTTGGCGACGAGGTGGGCGCTCTTCCAGAGCGGCCGGCGGTGGCCCAGCGTGCGCCCGCCAGCGCTGCCAGCTCAGGTCAGCGTGTGCCCGTCACCCCTGCCAACGCCGTTCCCACGGAGACCACGTGCCTCTCGCGCCGCAGCGCTCCGGAGCCCGAGGGCGCGTGTGCCGGTGCCAGCGGCCAGGCCCGTGGCACGGCGGGTcaggagggtgaggaggacgaggaggaagtGGATGGCGGGCGCCGCAGCGGCCCTGTCACTGTGCCAACCGAGGCGTCTCAGAGGTGGAGCCAGGGTGGTGGTAGAGGGCGGAGGGGCATCGCCGCGGCAACCAGTAGGCCTGCCGCCTCGTCTGCGTCGTCGTTGGCGGCAGCGACAGACGCTCGGGCGAAAGGCTGGCGAGA comes from Alosa sapidissima isolate fAloSap1 chromosome 7, fAloSap1.pri, whole genome shotgun sequence and encodes:
- the si:ch73-70k4.1 gene encoding translation initiation factor IF-2, whose translation is MTEKHPVSKLKRRKTSLEECKSEQPHRTVPRESMGSFLALQEQRPSCNRAAYCPSGVVQDVQDWWAQPGLPPLERLWALTLQAFSAQPPEPSATEQLPELPSPHTQTCARVKPAEWRWCCLGDEVGALPERPAVAQRAPASAASSGQRVPVTPANAVPTETTCLSRRSAPEPEGACAGASGQARGTAGQEGEEDEEEVDGGRRSGPVTVPTEASQRWSQGGGRGRRGIAAATSRPAASSASSLAAATDARAKGWRESAAGTAATATAGVTLDAFFGGGGGRGGGGEGRGKEEGIKRRPTDQRSGTQAPPTPSPGQQGASAGAGGAGVRGLECCPMCLMPFPAGFTQMDCDGHLAQCLSEMNTDMVW